Proteins encoded in a region of the Mesoflavibacter profundi genome:
- a CDS encoding DUF6686 family protein: protein MCNNVKSISKTSQGELSLCKNCKHFHLEFNNIYFEFTVNEFKQFKQYILNLEPDFWECKYASAGITKKIPIPTLQDNLVLMFNRQEVNQLKTLVKQPVINVYDKLITVDDVDYTLILN, encoded by the coding sequence ATGTGTAATAACGTAAAATCAATATCAAAAACATCTCAAGGCGAATTGTCTTTGTGTAAAAACTGCAAGCATTTTCACTTAGAATTTAATAATATATATTTTGAATTTACTGTTAACGAGTTTAAACAATTTAAACAGTATATTTTAAATTTAGAGCCCGATTTTTGGGAATGTAAGTACGCAAGTGCAGGAATTACAAAAAAAATACCAATACCTACCTTACAAGATAACTTAGTGCTAATGTTTAATAGACAAGAAGTTAATCAACTTAAAACATTAGTAAAACAGCCAGTAATTAATGTTTATGATAAGTTAATTACTGTAGATGATGTAGATTATACTTTAATATTAAATTAA